A region from the Nostoc sp. HK-01 genome encodes:
- a CDS encoding group 1 glycosyl transferase codes for MKVIILMPLAEQRGGSEMTFWDLLQQGRNRGIEWLVIFGEDGSLVKQVRSLGIDARVVPGGRVRQLHRLVATAIKIAVIAKHERVDVIISWMWLSHLTGGLAGLLAGKPTLWYQQETPNGKNFLNRLVNLMPARGVITITKAIQAAQSTITPRLPVHLVYPGVALDRFDTSILPTPAQAREKLGLPSQGALIGIVGRLQRWKGMHVLVQAMPKVLQKYPDAHCVLIGGKHDLEPDYEEFLKSEIANLGLQEKIIMPGLQRNIPEWVQAMDVFVHASDKEPFGIVIIEAMALGKPVIAGDAGGPTEIITDGINGLLTPYGDSEALAIAILRYLDEQDFAQNVALAARQRALDFSTQNYAQNFINTLRSLMPSVS; via the coding sequence ATGAAAGTGATAATTCTCATGCCATTGGCTGAACAACGCGGCGGCAGTGAAATGACTTTCTGGGATCTGTTGCAACAAGGACGAAATCGTGGGATTGAGTGGTTGGTAATCTTTGGTGAGGATGGTTCTTTAGTCAAACAGGTGCGATCGCTCGGTATTGATGCGCGAGTTGTACCTGGTGGTCGTGTGCGCCAGTTGCACCGTTTAGTTGCCACAGCTATCAAAATAGCAGTCATAGCTAAACACGAACGGGTAGATGTGATTATCAGTTGGATGTGGCTATCCCACTTAACAGGCGGACTGGCAGGACTACTAGCAGGTAAACCGACACTGTGGTATCAACAAGAAACCCCTAATGGGAAAAATTTTTTAAACCGCTTAGTTAATTTGATGCCAGCGCGTGGTGTAATCACTATTACCAAAGCTATTCAAGCAGCACAATCAACAATTACACCTCGACTACCCGTACATTTGGTATATCCGGGGGTAGCTTTAGATCGTTTTGATACTTCTATTTTGCCGACTCCTGCTCAAGCGCGGGAAAAGTTAGGTTTACCATCACAAGGGGCGCTAATCGGCATTGTGGGAAGATTGCAACGCTGGAAAGGAATGCACGTCCTTGTACAAGCAATGCCAAAAGTTTTGCAGAAGTATCCTGATGCTCATTGTGTATTGATTGGTGGTAAGCACGATTTAGAACCTGACTACGAAGAGTTTCTCAAGTCAGAGATCGCAAATTTAGGGTTGCAAGAAAAAATCATTATGCCAGGACTCCAACGCAACATTCCAGAGTGGGTGCAGGCGATGGATGTTTTTGTTCATGCTTCTGATAAAGAACCATTTGGAATTGTGATTATTGAAGCAATGGCGCTGGGTAAACCTGTAATTGCTGGTGATGCTGGCGGCCCCACCGAAATTATTACCGATGGCATTAACGGCTTATTAACACCTTACGGTGATTCTGAGGCATTGGCGATCGCAATTCTGCGCTACCTAGATGAACAAGACTTTGCCCAAAATGTCGCCCTCGCTGCACGCCAACGCGCCCTAGATTTCTCTACTCAGAATTATGCTCAAAATTTCATTAATACTCTTCGTTCTCTGATGCCTAGCGTTTCGTAA
- a CDS encoding glycosyl transferase family protein, which produces MQTVTVAIPGVVAALNAGLAAVEGDVLSITDDDAAPHPDWLERINAHFLADSRIGGVGGRDWIHHGDKIEDDSRAVVGQLQWFGRIIGNHHLGVGEPRFVDVLKGVNMSFRTQAIAKLRFDERMRGTGAQVHFEMALTLTLKRAGWQMIYDPQIAVDHYPAQRFDEDQRNNFNAIAQINLVHNETLVLLEHLSPLHRLIFLVWAILVGTRDCFGLIQWLRFFPNQGRLATRKLFASWRGRWQGWQTWQAIGDRLQVRGDRLQV; this is translated from the coding sequence TTGCAAACCGTCACAGTCGCCATCCCTGGAGTAGTAGCCGCCCTCAATGCTGGACTCGCCGCAGTTGAGGGAGATGTTTTATCTATTACAGATGATGATGCTGCACCTCATCCTGATTGGTTAGAGCGAATTAACGCGCACTTTCTCGCGGATAGTAGAATTGGTGGTGTCGGTGGGCGTGATTGGATACACCACGGTGACAAAATTGAAGACGACTCTCGCGCTGTAGTTGGTCAATTGCAGTGGTTTGGGCGGATTATTGGCAACCATCACCTTGGTGTCGGTGAACCACGCTTTGTTGATGTTCTCAAAGGTGTGAACATGAGTTTCCGTACCCAAGCGATCGCCAAATTACGTTTTGACGAACGAATGCGAGGTACAGGCGCACAGGTACATTTTGAAATGGCCTTGACCCTCACCTTAAAACGCGCTGGTTGGCAGATGATTTATGACCCCCAAATAGCAGTTGATCATTATCCCGCCCAGCGATTTGACGAAGACCAACGCAACAACTTTAATGCGATCGCTCAAATTAACTTAGTCCATAACGAAACCCTAGTTTTACTAGAACATTTATCACCCTTGCACCGCCTCATCTTCTTGGTATGGGCAATCTTAGTCGGCACAAGAGATTGTTTCGGCCTTATCCAATGGCTAAGATTTTTCCCCAATCAAGGCCGACTCGCCACCCGCAAATTATTCGCCTCCTGGCGCGGTCGTTGGCAAGGATGGCAGACATGGCAGGCTATAGGTGACAGGTTACAGGTTAGAGGTGACAGGTTACAGGTTTAA